The Ovis aries strain OAR_USU_Benz2616 breed Rambouillet chromosome 6, ARS-UI_Ramb_v3.0, whole genome shotgun sequence genome includes a window with the following:
- the LOC101116481 gene encoding serine/arginine-rich splicing factor 6, producing MPRVYIGRLSYNVREKDIQRFFSGYGRLLEIDLKNGYGFVEFEDSRDADDAVYELNAKLCGERVIVEHARGPRLDRDGYSYGSRSGGGGYSSRRTSGRDKYGPPVRTEFRLIVENLSSRCSWQELKDFMRQAGEVTYADAHKERTNEGVIEFRSYSDMKRALDKLDGTEINGRNIRLIEDKPRTSHRRSYSGSRSRSRSRRRSRSRSRRSSRSRSRSISKSHSRSRSRSKGRSRSRSKGRKSRSKSKSKPKSDRGSRSRSRSRSKDEYEKSRSRSRSRSRSPKENGKGDIKSKSRSRSQSRSNSPLPAPPSKARSVSPPPKRASRSRSRCCSKSRSRSRSSSRD from the coding sequence ATGCCGCGCGTCTACATAGGACGCCTGAGCTACAACGTCCGGGAGAAGGACATCCAGCGCTTTTTCAGTGGCTATGGCCGCCTTCTCGAAATAGACCTTAAAAATGGGTATGGCTTCGTGGAGTTCGAGGACTCCCGCGACGCCGACGACGCCGTTTACGAGCTGAACGCCAAGCTGTGCGGCGAGCGCGTGATCGTGGAGCACGCCCGCGGCCCGCGCCTGGATCGCGATGGCTACAGCTATGGAAGCCGCAGTGGTGGAGGTGGATACAGCAGTCGGAGAACCTCTGGCAGAGACAAATATGGACCACCTGTACGCACAGAATTCAGACTAATTGTAGAAAATCTTTCTAGTCGTTGCAGTTGGCAAGAGTTAAAGGATTTCATGAGACAAGCAGGTGAAGTAACCTATGCAGATGCTCACAAAGAACGCACAAATGAAGGTGTCATTGAGTTTCGCTCCTACTCTGACATGAAGCGTGCTTTGGATAAACTGGATGGTACAGAAATCAATGGGAGAAATATTAGACTCATTGAAGATAAGCCACGAACAAGCCATAGGCGGTCTTATTCTGGAAGCAGATCTAGGTCACGATCTAGAAGAAGGTCACGAAGTAGAAGTCGTAGGAGCAGCCGCAGTAGATCTCGAAGTATCTCAAAAAGTCACTCCCGATCCAGGTCTCGGAGTAAAGGTCGGTCACGATCTCGTTCCAAAGGCAGGAAATCTAGATCAAAAAGCAAATCTAAACCCAAGTCTGATCGGGGCTCCCGTTCGCGTTCTCGGAGCAGATCGAAGGATGAGTATGAGAAATCTCGAAGCAGGTCTCGTTCTCGATCTCGTTCCcccaaagaaaatggaaaaggtgATATAAAGTCCAAATCTAGATCAAGGAGCCAGTCCCGTTCCAATTCACCCCTACCTGCTCCACCCTCAAAGGCCCGTTCTGTGTCCCCTCCACCAAAAAGAGCTTCAAGATCCCGTTCTAGATGTTGTTCAAAGTCAAGGTCACGATCCAGATCAAGTTCCAGAGATTAA